The following coding sequences are from one Paenibacillus stellifer window:
- a CDS encoding radical SAM protein, with protein sequence MHLVYADGQGNVYDHPELYGLARSGDMLVELLEEELIPLPEGATLSLLPCTRAVGMNPETGEMLPLPEDCHAVGALLPQGFTRLCLPGYVKTDKAYKLPLFGYSAVVWKDGGFYVAADPTDDPHKWNPMNCDRAAVRSGVESLTAKYPENRLYGHLTNCALGYECLTSSNTFLNRWEGGVPVSYSCNAGCFGCISEQPDDSGFVSPQTRMNFRPRVDEIVQVMLEHLKTPESIISFGQGCEGEPSTQAKLIIDAIREVRSVTDMGYININTNAGLSDHMRGIVDAGLDLMRVSTISALDDHYNAYYKPRAYTLANVEKSLKYASTQGVYTSINYLVFPGVTDREEEIEAMIEFVKRTGLKLIQMRNLNIDPESYLELIPPARGEILGMKTMLEIFREELPDVVIGSYTHVPPAGEARPKRAVVK encoded by the coding sequence ATGCATTTAGTATATGCCGACGGGCAAGGAAACGTATATGATCATCCGGAGCTGTATGGACTGGCCCGAAGCGGAGATATGCTTGTCGAACTGCTGGAGGAAGAGTTGATCCCGCTGCCCGAAGGGGCGACATTGTCTCTACTGCCCTGTACGAGAGCCGTCGGAATGAATCCGGAGACCGGTGAAATGCTGCCGCTTCCGGAAGACTGCCATGCGGTCGGCGCCCTGCTCCCCCAAGGTTTTACACGCCTGTGCCTGCCCGGCTATGTCAAGACAGACAAGGCTTACAAGCTGCCGCTCTTCGGCTATTCGGCGGTTGTGTGGAAGGACGGGGGGTTCTATGTGGCTGCCGATCCGACCGACGATCCCCATAAATGGAACCCTATGAACTGCGACCGCGCCGCCGTCCGCAGCGGTGTGGAGAGCCTGACCGCCAAATATCCGGAGAATCGGCTGTATGGTCACCTTACGAACTGCGCCCTGGGATATGAATGCCTCACCTCGTCCAATACATTCCTGAACCGCTGGGAAGGAGGCGTTCCGGTATCGTATTCCTGCAACGCAGGCTGTTTCGGTTGTATTTCGGAGCAGCCGGATGACAGCGGGTTCGTCTCTCCGCAGACGCGGATGAATTTCCGCCCCCGGGTCGATGAGATTGTTCAGGTCATGCTGGAGCATCTGAAGACACCGGAATCGATCATCAGCTTCGGCCAGGGCTGCGAGGGTGAGCCTTCGACTCAGGCCAAGCTTATTATCGACGCCATCCGCGAGGTGCGTTCGGTAACCGATATGGGCTATATCAACATCAATACGAATGCGGGGCTCAGCGATCATATGCGCGGAATTGTGGACGCCGGCCTTGATTTGATGCGGGTGAGTACGATCAGTGCGCTTGACGATCACTATAACGCTTATTACAAGCCCCGGGCCTACACGCTTGCCAATGTGGAAAAATCGCTCAAATACGCATCGACCCAAGGTGTCTATACATCGATCAACTATCTCGTATTCCCCGGCGTAACCGATCGGGAGGAAGAGATTGAGGCTATGATCGAGTTTGTGAAGCGGACCGGCCTGAAGCTGATTCAGATGCGGAATCTTAACATTGACCCGGAGAGCTACCTGGAATTGATTCCGCCGGCAAGAGGCGAGATTCTCGGCATGAAGACGATGCTGGAGATTTTTCGGGAGGAACTGCCGGATGTTGTCATCGGCTCTTATACCCATGTGCCGCCTGCCGGAGAGGCGCGCCCGAAGCGGGCGGTCGTCAAGTAA
- the rpmE gene encoding 50S ribosomal protein L31 encodes MQNAIQPKYNVVTVTCACGNTFESGSVKQDLRVEICSACHPFFTGKQKFLDAGGRVDRFKKKYGI; translated from the coding sequence ATGCAAAACGCTATTCAACCGAAATATAACGTCGTAACCGTTACTTGCGCCTGCGGCAACACTTTCGAGTCCGGCTCTGTGAAACAGGACCTGCGCGTCGAAATTTGCTCCGCTTGCCATCCGTTCTTCACAGGCAAACAGAAATTCCTGGATGCCGGCGGCCGCGTCGACAGATTCAAGAAGAAATACGGTATCTAA